The following are encoded in a window of Cydia strobilella chromosome 1, ilCydStro3.1, whole genome shotgun sequence genomic DNA:
- the LOC134743563 gene encoding lysine-specific demethylase 5-like produces MDSKIIQKNAMQKTAEFTFTAPPEAPVFEPTAEEFMDPLGYIAKIRPVAEKTGICKIKPPARWQPPFSLDVDKLKFVPRIQKVNELEAITRLKLLFLEKILKFWDLQGSPLKIPMIENKTLDLYCLKFWVDEEGGFENCNTPKKWRKIAHSMGYSQNANTMNFLRNNYDKILLPYDIFEKSKADILKTVKKTEIKNENDVNKAHTFREISLESIKKLKEEEEENEKPHTSIKKMKTGSDIKSDVDISGTKTEIKPESEEMRCNRELRRLACYGPGPKMPGLNDEEFDITKSRKRPRYEMDPLAIYTCAICQKEHRDDLLLICNGCSDTYHTFCLKPPLSTVPEGDWRCPCCIAEVVHKPAEAFGFAQAEREYTLQQFGEMADKFKSDYFGMSGHLVPTSVAEKEFWRIISSVEEDVTVEYGADLHSMDHGSGFPTKSSLNLYPGDQEYVDSGWNLNNLPVLNGSVLRFINADISGMTVPWMYVGMCFSAFCWHNEDHWSYSINYLHWGEAKTWYGVPGSGAELLEKAMKAAAPDLFQSQPDLLHQLVTIMNPNILMAAGVPIYRTDQQAGEFVVTFPRAYHAGFNQGYNFAEAVNFAPPDWLKIGRDCITHYKNLKRFCVFSHDELICKMALEGDRLDLETALETQKELVQAARDEGRLRALLATKGLKNVCRTAFELLGDDERLCEVCKTTCFLSSVYCGSCKFMACLCHAEDACNCLLEKKTLNYRYDMDELHIMLQTIDFRVNSFDKWMTDTKNILLPTAPDIGRLQKLKNLVDEADELKIPKCSLLSQLKEEYTKAADNVEPIVIELDDD; encoded by the coding sequence atggatagcaaaattatacaaaaaaatgccATGCAGAAAACGGCGGAGTTTACTTTCACGGCGCCGCCTGAGGCTCCCGTGTTTGAGCCCACAGCCGAAGAATTCATGGATCCACTCGGCTATATCGCCAAAATTCGGCCCGTCGCGGAAAAGACTGGAATATGCAAAATAAAGCCCCCAGCACGATGGCAACCACCATTTTCATTAGATGTAGACAAATTGAAATTTGTCCCACGGATTCAGAAAGTTAACGAGTTGGAAGCCATTACGCGATTGAAACTTTTGTTTCTTGAAAAAATTTTGAAATTCTGGGATCTCCAAGGCTCTCCTCTTAAAATACCAATGATAGAAAACAAAACTTTGGATTTGTACTGTCTTAAATTCTGGGTTGACGAAGAGGGTGGTTTCGAAAATTGCAATACTCCGAAAAAGTGGCGTAAGATAGCTCATTCCATGGGATACAGTCAGAATGCAAACACGATGAATTTTCTCAGAAATAATTACGATAAAATCCTCCTGCCCTACGATATTTTTGAAAAGAGCAAAGCTGACATattaaaaactgttaaaaaaaccgaaataaaaaacgaaaatgATGTTAACAAAGCTCACACATTTCGAGAAATATCACTGGaatccataaaaaaattaaaagaggaagaagaagagaatgAAAAACCCCACACCAGTATTAAAAAGATGAAGACAGGGTCAGATATAAAATCAGATGTGGACATCTCTGGAACTAAAACAGAAATTAAACCAGAAAGTGAAGAAATGAGGTGCAATAGAGAACTCAGAAGACTTGCTTGCTATGGTCCAGGTCCTAAAATGCCTGGATTGAATGATGAGGAATTTGATATAACCAAGTCAAGAAAAAGACCTAGATATGAAATGGACCCTTTAGCTATTTATACTTGTGCTATTTGCCAAAAAGAGCATAGAGATGATCTGCTTCTGATTTGTAATGGCTGCTCAGATACTTATCACACCTTCTGCCTGAAACCCCCTCTTAGCACAGTACCAGAAGGAGACTGGCGTTGTCCCTGCTGCATAGCAGAAGTAGTCCACAAACCTGCTGAAGCCTTCGGGTTTGCTCAAGCTGAAAGAGAATATACTCTGCAGCAGTTTGGGGAAATGGCAGATAAATTCAAATCTGATTATTTTGGAATGTCAGGACATCTGGTGCCAACCAGTGTGGCTGAAAAAGAATTCTGGAGAATTATTTCATCAGTAGAAGAAGATGTAACAGTGGAGTATGGTGCAGATTTACACTCAATGGATCATGGCTCTGGATTTCCAACAAAGTCTTCCTTAAATCTTTATCCAGGTGACCAAGAGTATGTGGACTCTGGGTGGAATTTAAACAATCTTCCAGTGTTAAATGGCTCTGTGTTGAGATTCATCAATGCTGATATATCTGGCATGACAGTCCCATGGATGTATGTTGGCATGTGTTTTTCTGCTTTCTGCTGGCACAATGAAGACCACTGGAGCTATTCTATCAACTATTTACACTGGGGAGAAGCTAAAACTTGGTATGGAGTGCCAGGAAGTGGAGCAGAGCTTTTAGAGAAAGCCATGAAGGCAGCAGCCCCTGATCTCTTCCAATCTCAGCCAGATCTACTGCATCAACTAGTTACAATAATGAACCCAAACATCCTAATGGCTGCAGGAGTGCCCATCTACAGGACTGATCAGCAAGCAGGAGAGTTTGTTGTCACTTTTCCCAGAGCCTACCATGCAGGTTTCAACCAAGGTTACAACTTTGCAGAAGCTGTTAACTTTGCTCCACCAGACTGGCTTAAAATTGGAAGGGACTGCataacacattataaaaacttGAAAAGGTTCTGCGTTTTTTCACACGATGAGCTGATTTGCAAAATGGCACTTGAAGGTGATCGCTTGGACTTGGAAACTGCCTTAGAGACACAAAAGGAGCTAGTCCAGGCAGCTCGTGATGAAGGACGCTTACGAGCATTGTTGGCAACCAAAGGTCTGAAGAATGTGTGCAGAACTGCATTTGAACTTCTAGGTGATGATGAGCGATTATGTGAAGTATGTAAAACAACATGCTTCTTGTCTTCTGTGTACTGTGGCAGTTGTAAATTCATGGCATGCCTGTGCCACGCAGAAGATGCATGCAACTGTCTGTTAGAGAAGAAAACACTAAATTACCGATATGACATGGATGAGCTTCATATAATGCTGCAAACTATTGACTTTAGAGTCAATAGCTTTGACAAATGGATGACTGACACGAAAAACATTTTGCTTCCAACCGCACCTGACATTGGACGACTCCAAAAGTTAAAGAACTTGGTAGATGAAGCTGATGAACTTAAAATACCAAAGTGCTCATTATTGTCACAGCTAAAAGAAGAGTATACTAAAGCAGCTGATAATGTTGAACCGATTGTAATAGAATTAGATGATGATTGA